A single genomic interval of Coccidioides posadasii str. Silveira chromosome 1, complete sequence harbors:
- a CDS encoding uncharacterized protein (EggNog:ENOG410Q5E0), translated as MLTCPALQGHNSQLGSSTPSNLLHPAATSHHLSPLKPAPSRIRDDADDGQKSDSDACHPARPQPQHKRAAANTASAGRSSKATGVTVAPGAGEESRGGVGDNNEAIPIHGLLMFHACPSRPFYTVSFVCDDATSPRPDTEDTEAAATGTAHFSQKQPPTIPRYPRVEVVIPTSRHARDPPILDAAEHELSAPHAKWRRVSLRPSTRHNYHQSTMSTVSIK; from the coding sequence ATGCTGACATGCCCTGCCCTGCAGGGCCACAACAGTCAACTAGGCTCAAGCACTCCATCCAACCTGCTTCATCCTGCAGCCACCAGCCACCACCTCTCCCCCCTAAAGCCTGCTCCGTCGCGGATTCGGGACGACGCGGATGATGGTCAGAAGAGCGACTCCGATGCCTGTCACCCTGCCCGACCCCAACCGCAACACAAGCGCGCCGCTGCAAACACCGCAAGTGCCGGCAGATCCTCAAAGGCGACAGGGGTCACTGTTGCTCCCGGCGCCGGGGAGGAGAGTAGGGGGGGTGTGGGGGACAACAATGAGGCTATACCCATCCATGGCCTGCTCATGTTCCACGCTTGCCCATCGAGACCATTTTATACAGTATCCTTTGTCTGTGATGATGCCACCTCACCGCGGCCAGACACTGAAGATACTGAGGCTGCTGCTACAGGCACTGCCCATTTCTCCCAGAAGCAACCACCAACTATACCAAGGTACCCCAGGGTTGAAGTGGTGATTCCCACCAGCCGCCATGCTCGCGATCCGCCGATCCTTGATGCCGCAGAGCATGAGCTGTCAGCACCACATGCAAAGTGGCGACGAGTGTCACTACGGCCATCCACGCGCCATAATTACCATCAGTCTACAATGTCCACAGTGAGCATCAAATAA